Proteins encoded within one genomic window of Cellulomonas xiejunii:
- a CDS encoding dihydrofolate reductase family protein: MGKLIYAANTSLDGYLEDESGAFDWSVPDEAVHAFWNEHERGIGTSLYGRRMYETMRVWEDDDWLTDQPAVVREYAGIWRDADKVVYSTTLDAVSTARTRIERQFDPEAVRRLKEESVTDLSVGGASLGAEAFRHGLVDECVLLLCPVTVGGGKPALPRGVRLDLELLATRRFANGVVHVRHAVRRAT; encoded by the coding sequence ATGGGGAAGCTCATCTACGCAGCCAACACCTCGCTCGACGGCTACCTGGAGGACGAGAGCGGCGCGTTCGACTGGTCGGTCCCCGACGAGGCCGTGCACGCGTTCTGGAACGAGCACGAGCGCGGCATCGGCACGTCGCTCTACGGGCGGCGCATGTACGAGACGATGCGCGTCTGGGAGGACGACGACTGGCTGACGGACCAGCCGGCGGTCGTCCGCGAGTACGCAGGGATCTGGCGCGACGCCGACAAGGTCGTCTACTCCACGACGCTCGACGCGGTCTCGACGGCGCGCACCCGGATCGAGCGGCAGTTCGACCCCGAGGCGGTGCGACGCCTCAAGGAGGAGTCCGTCACGGATCTGAGCGTGGGCGGCGCGAGCCTCGGTGCGGAGGCGTTCCGGCACGGGCTGGTCGACGAGTGCGTGCTGCTGCTGTGCCCGGTCACCGTGGGCGGCGGCAAGCCGGCGCTGCCGCGGGGTGTGCGACTCGACCTGGAGCTGCTGGCCACCCGGCGGTTCGCCAACGGCGTCGTCCACGTGCGCCACGCGGTGCGGCGCGCCACCTGA
- a CDS encoding helix-turn-helix domain-containing protein, whose protein sequence is MRSVSMPSGTTDQLLTTGEAARVLGTSRQHVVNLTKRGDLPYETTGTHRRVRLSDVDRVRYSTQRLSADQRRSLHLAYAIAGKLVQDPALVDVARQNLERMRARHTRGRPAQWLAQWQELLDGPLDELLIVLTSPSQRSRELRQNSPFAGVLTDDERRAALAATR, encoded by the coding sequence GTGCGCAGCGTCTCGATGCCGTCGGGGACGACCGACCAGCTCCTCACCACCGGTGAGGCCGCCCGCGTGCTCGGCACGTCTCGCCAGCACGTCGTGAACCTGACGAAGCGCGGAGACCTTCCCTACGAGACGACCGGCACGCACCGTCGTGTCCGCCTGTCCGACGTGGATCGCGTGCGGTACTCCACCCAGCGACTGTCCGCGGACCAGCGACGCTCCCTCCACCTGGCGTACGCGATCGCCGGCAAGCTCGTCCAGGACCCTGCGCTCGTCGACGTCGCACGCCAGAACCTCGAGCGCATGCGTGCGCGGCACACGCGTGGGCGCCCCGCGCAGTGGTTGGCGCAGTGGCAGGAGCTGCTCGACGGCCCGCTCGACGAGCTGTTGATCGTCCTGACATCACCGTCCCAGCGCTCGCGTGAGCTGCGGCAGAACTCCCCGTTCGCCGGTGTCCTGACCGACGACGAGCGTCGTGCAGCCCTGGCGGCGACACGGTGA
- a CDS encoding DUF6036 family nucleotidyltransferase encodes MKRVELAHILRAASRITDTTDIVIVGSQSILGSFDEDDLPDEAVGSIEADVAFLGDGSAEKALAVDGAIGEDSGFHQMYGYYGQGVEIDGLIVLLEGWQNRIVRWESRSSEPARALCLDPHDLAISKLVAYREKDQEFVHAMTEAGLLNPPLLLERLAATDVPQPHARRIASWVQGMAERVTR; translated from the coding sequence GTGAAGCGGGTCGAGCTCGCTCACATCCTCCGTGCAGCCTCACGCATCACGGACACCACCGACATCGTCATCGTCGGGTCGCAGTCGATCCTCGGGTCGTTCGACGAGGACGACCTGCCTGACGAGGCTGTCGGGTCCATCGAGGCCGACGTCGCGTTCCTCGGCGACGGCTCCGCAGAGAAGGCCCTGGCCGTCGACGGGGCCATCGGCGAGGACTCCGGCTTCCACCAGATGTACGGCTACTACGGCCAAGGCGTCGAGATCGACGGTCTGATCGTCCTGCTCGAGGGGTGGCAGAACCGGATCGTGCGGTGGGAGTCCCGGTCCTCGGAACCCGCCCGGGCGTTGTGCCTGGACCCGCACGACCTCGCGATCTCCAAGCTCGTCGCGTACCGCGAGAAGGACCAGGAGTTCGTGCACGCCATGACCGAGGCCGGTCTGCTCAACCCGCCGCTGCTCCTGGAGCGACTGGCTGCCACCGACGTCCCGCAGCCGCACGCCCGCCGGATCGCGTCGTGGGTGCAGGGGATGGCTGAACGCGTGACGCGCTGA